The following nucleotide sequence is from Oncorhynchus clarkii lewisi isolate Uvic-CL-2024 chromosome 6, UVic_Ocla_1.0, whole genome shotgun sequence.
CCAGTTGATTGTTCTGCTTGGTGCAGGCATCCTTGTAAGTGAACCAGATAGGGCTCGGTTCCATTTTGGACCCTTAGCCACTTTCCTACCTATAGTGGAGTGTGGTTGTTATGCCTGTTCTTTTTGTTATTTGGTGATTACTTTAGACCATCTCTCCGTATCCTCACGTTTCACTTCCCTGTCGTGTTCCTCTGAGCAGATTGGATGGGCTGCGCCTGAAGCTGGAGGGTCAGGGTCTGGAGAATGTGACCTATATGGTGGTGAACCACCAGGGGGAGCAGGCCCAGCGCCTACACACCCTGCTGAGGCAGAAACTGTCTGAGAACATCACGCTATACAAACAACAGCCCAAACAGGAAGACGTGTGGCAGACCCTGGCCGGAGAGAAGGATGACTTCCTCATCTATGACAGGTCAGCTCCAGACtgtggtctctctgtctgtctgcggtCAGTCTTCTCAGAAATACAAACCGTGCTCATCATGCTGTCTGTTCCCCTAACAATtatccttctctcgctctcttctctctctcacccagatGTGGTCGTCTGACCTACCATATCTCCCTGCCCTACTCCATCCTGGGTACTCCCTATGTAGAGAACGCCATCAAGGAGACCTACTGCACACGCGTCTGTGGGGACTGCACGtatgaggtacacacacacacactgggcgtgtctgtgtttgtatgtgagAATTAGCTCTGAGTTATGGAAAACAAACCGAGACCCCTCTTTTCCCCCACACAGAGCAAGGAGATCCCAGCAGAGTGCAACAGGACAGTAGAGGCAAAgcctgagggagaggagaagccAGTCACCGGAAGGGAGACAACTCATGGTGGACACGGCCATCATCACCATGGTCACGGTCACAATGGCAACCGCCATGGTCACAATGGCAACCGCCATGGTCACGATCACCATggtgagagggggatggggcgCGGTCATGATCATGGGGCCGAGCAGCAGCACCAACATGACACTGAGGGGCTCCAACACGGCCAGGCCCATGGCCAGTTGCACGTTGGTCAGGAGCATATGGGTCAGCAGGCGGTGCAACTGGGCCAGATGCCCCAGGAAGGGCAGCGAGGCCATATTATGCAGAATCCCTGAGTGAAGGGGAAGTCCAGGTGAAAGGCGGAGCACAGCTGACAGTGGAAGGAGGGGTCTGATCTAAGTCCCTCTTCCAAGGCCAGCTGATGCTGACACTGACGGAGGCTGTTTGGCGATGGGGTGAGCAACGAGCCAATCGGGCTCTGACACTGTGATGAGGCGCTGCCCGCCTCCTGACAGTGACAGGGACTGATGGGCCTCAGGGAGACCTGACAGTGACGCTCGTCCCTCGCTGACTGACAGCAGCCTCAGCCAGTCATGTGAGCCTGACCCCTGGGTGTTGAGAGCTGAGGGTGAGGGCTGCTGTAAGCAGGGCCATGGCTCTGTGACAGTTACCTTGCTATACCTTATAGGCCTCAGATTAACATCTGTGAGACAAACGCCCGGGGCGAACCGCTCTTATAACATCTTACCAACTAGTATTACCCTGGGACCGTGAAGCCAcccctgacagagagagatgggaggacacaCATTGGGTGTGGTAGGTGAATGCCAAGCCTAAACCCATTACGATATGGGGAAAAGGATTGCATTTGAGATGTGACCATAGTGATGGTAAAACGGCAAGGTGGGTGTCCTCCACCATCTCTGTCAGTGCGTTGGTGTCACCCTCCCAGGAGTGTATGGGGTGATTATGTTAACGTTTCTCCTGCTCTGTTTTGCTCCCTCCATCCACAGTGAAGGCAGGCGCAGAAACTACGCTCTAGTGGCGTCTGTCTGATGTCCGGCTGGGGAGAGGGGAACGGGAGGGACTTATAATATGACCACCCCCTAAAGTTCAAAATATCGAGAGCTTTGGAAGGAGTATGTAGTAGTAGTTGCCTATGCTGAACAAACTGGCATGATGGCTGGGAGAGATAGACCTGAACCAAAGTTGTTATACTCAGCGTTAGCAAAACCAATTTGGTTCAAATACATTATTGatagttcagattttttttattaggCCTCCAAAAAAATTGGGATCTCACTAACATTTTACTTTTGCAATTTAATTAACTCTCAGGTGTTTTGGAGCAGTAGTGTGTTATGTAGATAAAGCTTTCAATCGTCAGCATCCATTGCTTACAGCTGTGAGGATGTGTGTTTAGTTAGTCACTGAGTTATTTTAGTTTGGCAATATTGCACATTTGTATAATGCACTCTTTGTGAACTAGCAAAATAGTGAACACTTTTTTTTCAACTAACAAATGATCGGGAACACTTTAACTAGCAAAATAAACCGTCTAGAATGAGAGGTGGGTAAACAGAAAAGATTGAACGATTGTTTGAATCCATTCTGTACTTAATGAAGGGCTCTAGGGGAAGACAACTGTCACCTAGAACACCTGATGCTTTGTACAGAACACGTTCATTCTGACTGTGGACTGTTAGGTGGTGTAGCATGTAAGAAACGACAAATAAAGATGGTTGATGCACTCATATTGCAATGTTGTCTTGTTTatctactctgtgtgtgtgtgtttgagtgtacaGAGGGAGACACGGGAATATTTCGCCTTTTATAAGCCATGTTAATCTCTGGCCTGTcacctgacagacagactgatctTTAGATTGATTTGTTGAAATGCAAACAAAACAAGTAGTGATTGCGTAACATTTTCAGTCAATCATTTGAGAAGCTTTTTGGAGGGTTTTCACTGTCAAAGAATTTGGCACGTTGCCTACACGTGTCTGGCACTTCAACACGTGACTCACATGTTAGTCAAGTAGTGGGAGTGATATGACCATGAAAATGGGTAACACTTTAATTTGGATAGTCTgtggactatcagtaacatttcaactaaccctaaacttaaccctgatcctaaccctaaacattaacccttaccctagccctaacccttattcAAAACCTAACCTtcaccttagcaagcagttgcttatcaacataTAGTATGACCATCTACAGATGGAAAATCCAGACGATCCAAATAAAGTGAGACCCCAAAAATGTATCGTTGTAATAATCACGGGCAACTTTTAAGTTTGTGTAAAGTTTGATGCATGATTTTAACAGTACATTAACGCACACAAGCGCTTTTATTATTCTACATTGAAAACAAACTTTGCCTGCAATTCAGAACAACCACCACCAGATAGAATAGGAGATCTGTAAAAGGTTCTAGAGCTCTCCTGCCAGAGTGAATCATTTTGTAGGTGCAGCCTGTAGACTAGTTCTTCTTATCAGAATACAGGTTAAGAGTCAGTGTTCCTTTTCCTTTGCGCAGAATACTGGTATCACAAAATAAATTCCAGGGAGGAAAATTGCTTAAATGTCAGTtgggtcattccaccaattcaGTGCCTGGTTGAAAAGACTTAATTTGAACATTCTGTCAGAAAGAGCACATGTTTAACTTCATAAGAGGTTAACTGATtttaaaaaaatactatagtaagtgccaaataaagtaacggGGTTGACGATTtcttcttaaatcagccataaatctaCTTATGACCGGGGGAATGGGAGCTTGCTGTGTATGACCGGGAGTGGCAATTGAATCAAGATTCACAAAAAAATTGAAATTATAAAAACAATTCTAtcctgtctatgggtaacagggttgacattttCTAATCTACCCACTCAGTttcccaccacaaaacaccaaaaaaattccaaaaagagtagaaccagctgaCCTGCTTTTTTACTATTAAAtgttaaaatattttaaaaggaatagtttcaccataacagggttgaccataacagggttgaatagtttcacgtaacagggttgaatagtttcacgtaacagggttgaccttaatgAGGGACAGACGTAAATGAATCATTAATCACATTCAATAAATAATTTTCTTCAGAAATtactgtcaaagcaacaaaataactaggacTTCACGATGAGGGTGAACTTGGATACATTTTAggattaagtgggttaaaatcttcctaaaGTGATACAGGGTTGACGGAGGGACATGACAAAATGTTTAAAggcttgctaaagtgccaaaattcCTCATATAAAACATTCTCAGTATGGTCTATATTATAGGGAACTTCATTTATTATAACAAGcctttaaaattcaatattggtggaCAACTTCtaattaaaatatcaaagggacgcaaaagGAACTTTTTGTGGAACAACCCAGTTATGACAATAGTcaactccctctctgtctgtcagtgtaggctgctgaggggaggttggctcataacaatggctggaatggagtgatgTGTATGATACATTTCCAGCCACTATACTCCATTCAAGCCATTCAACACCATTccaggggctcccgagtggtgcagcggtctaaggcactgtatctcagtgcctTAGGAAATGAATCCAGATACAGCACTGGACGTTTGAATAAAAATGAGTAATGCCAATTGTTGACAAGCATGTACCTGTTAATTAAGATAACTGTTTGACGCCCCCTGGATTGACAATtcattgaaaaattgtatggtttaAAGAAATTAGGTAAAAGAGTTGGCAAACAATCAATTGAGACATTTTGACATTTTACTGTCCCGTTGGGATTTTGTGActaaacttaaaaaaaaatattaaattataTTACCAAACCAAGATAAACGACAAAACACAATGGGAAAAGACTGCAGTACCTTCAATTATATTATGGGCAGAAAAGTTGATGGGATCACTTATAACAAAACCTTCAGATAGTGCCAATCATTCCAATTACTATTTCACTAGTAGAACTCAGAAGTGAAATGCCAACATTGAATCATCATATTTGTGTATACAAGATATACAGTAACAATGCTATTTTGAATTTGGTCAAGTTAGTGTTGCAGAGCTGGAAAATCGATTCTAACCCAtcaacagggttggggagtaacggattacatgtcattaattacatgtaagggattacaaaaaacggtaactgtaaatcgttacgttaccagcaaaaaatattgtaatcagattacagatacttttgaaaactagatgattacttcgagaattacttttaaattcagaaaggatgtttgcgaaaaaattatatttgacacttctctgttttctcaatgacattcaaatcagagGCCACCATGATGACACACCAAGTGTGTTTGATTGAtcacgggaaaagagcaggaataggtttTTGTAGGCGTCCGTCCAAGCCATGTCTCAAGCCATTCCCACAATCGTGCAACTGCTGTctgcatccaaagattatccaacttgaataaacgcttggaggtaaggatgacagcagtggtttaCTCTatggcgatacggatatcacttattattgatatctacatagtgcattgatgtgaatcacactgctgctctcatttagctatttcactttacggattgtggttgttgtggatgactgttcacaaatctaaatgtgtatttgaacccaataatggttgaattcaaagTTAATTTGACTATCAATCATtatttttgaaaccagtggacagccagtgaaaaatgtgctcttgcaacagctgcatagtgcggatccaagcctatggaataaattagggattttattgctcaatctaattgaTGCTAatgaaaaaaaaatccatatgTCTAATGGACACCAAATGGAAGCTTGCACACTTTTGATATActtaaaaggggcaatctgtagttgctacacacacatacacacacacacacacacacacacttgaagttggacgtttacatacacttttgttagagtcattaaaactcgtttttcaaccactccatgaccccaagcatacttcacagttgtggcaaaatggcttaaggacaacaaagtcaaggtattggagtggccatcacaaagccctgacctcaatcctatagaacatttgtgggcagaactgaaaaagcatgtgtgagcaaagaggcctacaaacctgactcagttacaccagctctgtcaggaggaatgggcccaaattcacccaacttatagtGGGATGCTTGGGGAagactacctgaaacatttgacccaagtcaaacaatttaaggcaatgctaccaaatactaattgagtgtatgtaaacttttgaactactggggaatgtgatgaaagaaataaaagttgaaataaataattctctctactattattctgacatttcacattctaaaaataaagtggtgatcctaactgacctaaaacagggatttt
It contains:
- the LOC139411159 gene encoding selenoprotein Pa isoform X1 is translated as MWVRLSLLLALCLLPGGGTESEGEGTRCKQPPGWSIGEVEPMKEVMGQVTVVALLQASULFCLVQASLLDGLRLKLEGQGLENVTYMVVNHQGEQAQRLHTLLRQKLSENITLYKQQPKQEDVWQTLAGEKDDFLIYDRCGRLTYHISLPYSILGTPYVENAIKETYCTRVCGDCTYESKEIPAECNRTVEAKPEGEEKPVTGRETTHGGHGHHHHGHGHNGNRHGHNGNRHGHDHHGERGMGRGHDHGAEQQHQHDTEGLQHGQAHGQLHVGQEHMGQQAVQLGQMPQEGQRGHIMQNPUVKGKSRUKAEHSUQWKEGSDLSPSSKASUCUHURRLFGDGVSNEPIGLUHCDEALPASUQUQGLMGLRETUQURSSLADUQQPQPVMUAUPLGVESUGUGLL
- the LOC139411159 gene encoding selenoprotein Pa isoform X2, giving the protein MWVRLSLLLALCLLPGGGTESEGEGTRCKQPPGWSIGEVEPMKEVMGQVTVVALLQASULFCLVQASLLDGLRLKLEGQGLENVTYMVVNHQGEQAQRLHTLLRQKLSENITLYKQQPKQEDVWQTLAGEKDDFLIYDRCGRLTYHISLPYSILGTPYVENAIKETYCTRVCGDCTYESKEIPAECNRTVEAKPEGEEKPVTGRETTHGGHGHHHHGHGHNGNRHGHNGNRHGHDHHGERGMGRGHDHGAEQQHQHDTEGLQHGQAHGQLHVGQEHMGQQAVQLGQMPQEGQRGHIMQNPUVKGKSRUKAEHSUQWKEGSDLSPSSKASUCUHURRLFGDGVSNEPIGLUHCDEALPASUQUQGLMGLRETUQURSSLADUQQPQPVMUAUPLGVES